From Synechococcus sp. A10-1-5-1, a single genomic window includes:
- a CDS encoding thiamine phosphate synthase, protein MTTPEQPAAVLRLLDANLDRAREGLRVIEDWCRFGLDRADLVARSKDMRQRLGRLHDERYKQARDAAGDVATGMAHPAQREREQPQAVVAANCGRVQEALRVLEEFGRGVDDRLAEEAAAVRYALYDLEVDVIRASASGQERRERLRAARLYLVTSPSPRLEAVVEAALEGGVRLVQYRAKDGSLAPDGQPMTDAVRLQQAQALRQLCSRHGALFLVNDRIDIALAVDADGVHLGQGDLPPALARQLLGPEKLIGRSTHALEQLQQAMRDGCDYVGVGPVNATPTKPGREPVGLDYVRQAAAESAIPFFAIGGIEKGNLPAVLATGATRVAVVRAITEAPDPAQAARELLEALQG, encoded by the coding sequence ATGACCACACCTGAACAGCCGGCGGCGGTGTTGCGGTTGCTCGATGCCAACCTCGACCGCGCCCGTGAGGGGCTGCGGGTGATCGAGGACTGGTGCCGCTTTGGCCTCGATCGAGCGGATCTGGTGGCCCGCAGCAAGGACATGCGCCAACGCTTGGGTCGGCTGCATGACGAGCGCTACAAGCAGGCCCGCGACGCCGCTGGCGATGTGGCCACGGGTATGGCGCATCCCGCCCAGCGGGAGCGGGAGCAGCCGCAGGCGGTGGTGGCGGCGAACTGCGGCCGCGTCCAGGAGGCCCTGCGGGTCTTGGAGGAATTCGGCCGTGGCGTGGATGATCGCCTGGCTGAGGAGGCCGCGGCGGTTCGCTACGCCCTCTACGACCTGGAGGTGGATGTGATCCGAGCGAGTGCAAGCGGGCAGGAGCGGCGTGAGCGCCTTCGGGCTGCGCGTTTGTATCTGGTGACCAGTCCTTCGCCCCGGCTGGAGGCCGTAGTGGAGGCCGCTCTTGAGGGGGGTGTGCGTTTGGTGCAGTACCGCGCCAAGGACGGAAGCCTGGCTCCCGATGGCCAACCGATGACCGATGCGGTGCGCCTTCAGCAGGCCCAGGCGCTGCGGCAGCTCTGCAGTCGCCACGGCGCTTTGTTTCTGGTCAACGACCGCATCGACATCGCCCTGGCGGTGGATGCCGACGGCGTGCATCTCGGCCAGGGGGATCTCCCGCCGGCCTTGGCACGGCAGCTGCTCGGCCCTGAGAAGTTGATCGGCCGCAGCACCCACGCCCTGGAGCAGTTGCAGCAGGCCATGCGCGATGGCTGTGACTACGTCGGTGTCGGACCGGTCAACGCCACACCCACCAAGCCTGGCCGTGAGCCAGTGGGATTGGATTACGTCCGGCAGGCGGCAGCAGAGAGCGCCATTCCTTTCTTTGCCATCGGTGGGATTGAGAAGGGGAATCTGCCGGCGGTGTTGGCCACCGGTGCCACCCGGGTGGCTGTGGTGCGTGCGATCACCGAGGCTCCTGATCCGGCCCAGGCCGCCCGTGAACTGCTGGAGGCGCTGCAGGGATGA
- the thiS gene encoding sulfur carrier protein ThiS — MIQVRVNGEATSCPEGLNLVQMLEHLGYRPQLVVVEFNGEILPRARWAEQPVREADGLEVVTIVGGGS; from the coding sequence ATGATTCAGGTTCGCGTCAATGGCGAAGCCACCAGCTGCCCGGAGGGTCTGAACCTGGTGCAGATGCTCGAGCACCTCGGCTATAGACCCCAACTGGTGGTGGTGGAGTTCAACGGCGAGATCCTGCCGCGGGCCCGCTGGGCTGAACAGCCGGTTCGGGAAGCCGATGGTCTGGAGGTGGTCACCATCGTCGGCGGGGGTTCTTAG